Below is a window of Lodderomyces elongisporus chromosome 3, complete sequence DNA.
AGGAGTGAAACGATTATCAATTGGTGGAGACGAATCTCAACTGCACCTACACCTGCACTCGCTGTATCAACTGCAAGTACcgcaacaacaccaacaaccacaTCCTCAACGCTTTTCAAGCAACGGAGGTGGATATGTGACTCCTGACTCTAGTCTGTATAGATCACGATATTCCCATGCAAATAGAGAGATTATGGACGTTGATAGTGGTGATGATTGGAAACGTGCTGCCGAGGTAACTTCACAGTTGAAGGCTAGGATCGAGAGAATGAAAGCTAGAGCTAGAGCTACACAAAATGTGGAAACATAATACCGTAAAATTTTGTGAAGCTGTGAAGCTGTGAAACTGTATAGttccaaaatttttcaaattttgtaAAAGTGCAAGATATAATATTTATAATACTTAGTTTATAATCGGGTTTGATTTACTTTATCTTCTGGGTATTCTTTAAACTcgatacatatatatatatagcaGATTCGTGTCCACCGTAGTTAGAAGTAATGCTTGTGCGTGGATCCCGATAACGCAAAACTCTCCGGTGAACAgtacgaaaaaaaaaaatatttaattaatgaaaacaaatagccaaaaaaaaaaattaaaaaaaaaagtattaaCTGAATTCTGAATCTCACGGTTCCTTTACGAATTTTTCGAAAAATTATAGTCTCACCAAAACAATTACAACTACTCCATACCACCTGGGAACCTATTATCCACtattcctctttttttttaagagTCGGTTTCAGCttatttcttcatcatcttcttcttcttcccatTTTCGTCCCTGTTCCCTCCatcacacacaaacacacacaaacacatataAACCTTTTTTATACAAAACTGGCAAAGATGTCCTCTACAAAACTCAAGATCCTTGTGCCTGTTAAGCGAGTAATTGACTATGCAATCAAGCCACGTATAAACAAGACGCATACTGGCGTGGAAACCAAAAATGTCAAGTTCAGTATAAACCCATTCTGTGACATTGCTCTTGAAGAATCGCTCCGTCTTCGTGAGGCTCATAAAGGTATTGTTGATTCTATCCATGCAGTTTCCATAGGTCCTACTAAAGCCCAGGATATTCTTCGTACAGCAATGGCCAAAGGTGCCGACACATCCACATTGGTTGATGTGGGAGACGAAATTGTGGAACCACTTCAAGTTGCAAAGATGTTGAAATCCGTGGTGGAGAAGCAAGGACTGAATCTTGTTGTGTTGGGTAAACAAGCAATTGATGATGACGCAAACCAAACGGGTCAAATGCTTGCAGGCTTATTAGGCTGGCCACAAGCTACAAACGCATCTAAAGTGGAATTGAAGGACGAGGAAGTGTTTGTTACCAGAGAAATCGATGGAGGTGCAGAGACTTTAAAAGCCAAATTGCCAATGATTATTACTGTGGATTTGAGATTAAACGAGCCCCGATATGCTACCTTACCAAACGTAATGAAGGCGAAAAAGAAGCCCTTGGAGAAATTAAAGCCAAAGGATTTGGGATTTGAAAGCATTGAAAATAGATTGGAGGTTGTGAAAGTAGAGGAGCCACCAGCAAGACAAGCGGGTGTCAAGGTAGAGAATGTTGACGAATTGGTTGCTAAATTGAAAGAACTAAAGGCCATCTAATTGAAAGGAATGTGTATAGAAAcgacaaaaacaaaataaacaatcaTTTATCAAGGACCCTCTGTATCAGCCTCCGCCCCCCCCtttcccaaaaaaaagcaaaaaaagaaaagaaaagaaatgtgATGTTGACTAGAGGATAATGAACGTTTACCGTAGTGGCTATACCTGTCGAGTCTAAACATCTTGTATTACCTTATTCAATCGATTggagtttgttttttttgttttgctttcttttgttttttttactttttgcGTTTTAGTTTGAACATGTCattgttgaatttttgATACTTGCTTTGCTCTTTTGGCTTTCTCAAATTACCAGTTCTAAATGGCATtgccatttctttttcttataaTCATGTTagtctttttctctcattAAAGTGGGTGTGGGGTGGTTCTTAGTAATAGATTCATAAAATTTTATTCTCTAAACTTACTTAAATGCTCTTTGGCTTACTTTACACCTCAATTTGTCTCTGATTGGATTCTGGcaaccattttttttagtacTTGACTAAACTATTTGTCTTTTAGTCAAGTAACTACATCATAGCACAGCTAGTAAAGCACATTTAGGTCACTATCTTTCCGTTGAAGATTGGCCTCATCAATCAAACGCGGAgtttatgaaaaaaatcacCAATGCACATATCAATGCAAGTTCTCCAACCTAGATAGTATACAGCacaatcaaa
It encodes the following:
- the CIR1 gene encoding Putative electron transfer flavoprotein subunit (BUSCO:EOG09263WWI); the protein is MSSTKLKILVPVKRVIDYAIKPRINKTHTGVETKNVKFSINPFCDIALEESLRLREAHKGIVDSIHAVSIGPTKAQDILRTAMAKGADTSTLVDVGDEIVEPLQVAKMLKSVVEKQGSNLVVLGKQAIDDDANQTGQMLAGLLGWPQATNASKVELKDEEVFVTREIDGGAETLKAKLPMIITVDLRLNEPRYATLPNVMKAKKKPLEKLKPKDLGFESIENRLEVVKVEEPPARQAGVKVENVDELVAKLKELKAI